One window of the Luteolibacter arcticus genome contains the following:
- a CDS encoding RHS repeat-associated core domain-containing protein, giving the protein MKTVTDWAGRTVSQITPDPAGGAEIVTTTTYAPGTNRVVSISSSAPNVATLHTQRYYSTSDVTYQGYDLNSDGYLTYYIDRLTETKRTYEAEAGLWWEVSSQKTYDYSESAITTVSKRRLHGSAGGMASVAIQVSSGCEVLTTSVVFDRTATAKSRIETISRSTSNLSAVSTDLNGLTVSETSHVSLQPTSYGYDSLGRRISERTPAGAVTRTAYKTNGQVDTVTDPFGKVTSYAYHPPTQQAAGRVGTITKPDGKTVTYAYSTRGEVTQIGGTAEYRQDFAYNVYGEKVTLTTWRDGTNSSVTTWVYHPGTGLLLEKRYADTNKTTYTYHSSGKLASRVWARGVSASYSYNAYGDLTGIDYSDATPDVTMPSLDRLGRPLVITQDGIGSEDLSYHPAQGGLKSRSFQSGHSLLPGIGISYSNPRPDGSPAGFSETQASGPHTSQMAYSSYVYDDRGRMDYVYDGLSEVHRYGYNPLTSRIETVQWGYTEALFRQRRNHDVAGRLLAIHSDAISGSTATPLTRYGYELDNVGRRTKATLIDGSNWNYGYNDRSEVTSAVRKNATGTTIPALGATYQYDGIGNRTLSTSDVLGTRTYTPNGLNQYASITTTTTRTVTGRAPAADPVSVNGTALTAGNRTGDIFHFTLPSAANSSSPVWQPATIVSQGTTIDRAFYHPKADTTPMYDLDGNLVNDGRWVYSWDAENRLIQMESTTQAVTAGAPYRKLAFRYDAGGRRLSKTVYQGTASVPVFASSTRWIYDGWNPVSEFSATAETGGTVTRTKSYTWGLDLSGSIQGAGGVGGLLAVTLHNGYSNVSYCPSYDGNGNIVAWTLEGQTAPVSRREYDAFGNTMVEQGTAPSDHGFSTKMQDAETGLYYYGYRYYDAVTGKWVNRDPIEEEGGVNLFCFINNNGIDAVDGLGLIKHGCCLESITVTIKKPLQARGKGSQPFSVEVRYKKKGEIVTRESTGEEICCNPEACQFTQWVKGSLGQVQTAANGTETVGGIHPQFTNSQGTKVYPDVWVDDGYHNNTVWDDDKSIEVISYTDSPGMVPTDGKIWNLVLHFKWEVVDIPTNEIIDDQKAGSINFRGSKDSIVTVVAQ; this is encoded by the coding sequence GTGAAAACCGTGACCGATTGGGCGGGACGCACCGTGTCCCAAATCACCCCCGATCCAGCGGGCGGGGCTGAGATCGTCACCACCACCACCTATGCGCCGGGAACCAACCGCGTGGTCTCGATCTCTTCCAGCGCGCCGAATGTGGCTACCCTCCACACCCAACGGTACTACTCGACCTCAGACGTGACTTACCAAGGCTACGACTTGAATTCCGATGGCTATCTCACTTACTACATCGACCGCCTGACCGAGACCAAGCGCACCTACGAGGCCGAGGCCGGCCTGTGGTGGGAAGTGTCATCGCAGAAGACCTACGACTATTCTGAATCGGCGATCACCACCGTTTCGAAGCGCCGCCTGCATGGAAGCGCCGGCGGGATGGCCTCCGTTGCGATTCAGGTCTCATCGGGCTGCGAGGTGCTCACTACCTCGGTGGTCTTCGACCGCACCGCCACGGCCAAGAGCCGCATCGAGACGATTTCCCGATCGACCTCCAACCTCAGCGCGGTGTCGACCGACCTCAACGGGCTGACAGTCTCCGAAACTTCGCATGTCTCGCTGCAGCCCACCTCCTACGGCTATGACAGCCTGGGGCGCCGGATCTCCGAGCGCACGCCGGCTGGCGCGGTCACCCGCACCGCCTACAAGACCAATGGTCAGGTCGACACCGTCACCGATCCCTTCGGCAAGGTTACCAGCTACGCTTACCATCCGCCGACTCAGCAGGCGGCCGGGCGCGTCGGCACGATCACGAAGCCGGACGGGAAAACCGTCACCTATGCCTATTCGACTCGCGGCGAGGTCACCCAGATTGGCGGCACGGCGGAGTACCGGCAGGATTTCGCCTACAACGTCTACGGCGAAAAAGTGACCCTGACCACTTGGCGTGATGGCACGAACTCCAGCGTCACGACTTGGGTCTATCACCCAGGGACCGGTCTTCTGCTGGAGAAGCGCTATGCGGATACCAACAAGACCACCTACACGTACCACTCATCGGGCAAGCTGGCCAGCCGGGTGTGGGCGCGTGGTGTCAGCGCGAGCTACAGCTACAACGCCTACGGCGATCTCACGGGCATCGATTATTCGGACGCCACGCCCGACGTCACAATGCCCTCGCTCGATCGTCTCGGCCGGCCGCTGGTGATCACCCAGGATGGAATCGGATCGGAAGACCTCAGCTACCATCCAGCTCAAGGCGGACTCAAATCGCGTTCCTTCCAGAGCGGCCATTCCCTGCTTCCCGGCATTGGCATCAGCTACTCCAATCCGCGCCCGGACGGCAGCCCGGCGGGGTTCTCAGAAACCCAGGCCAGTGGCCCTCACACCAGCCAGATGGCCTATAGCAGCTACGTTTACGACGACCGCGGCCGCATGGACTACGTCTACGACGGCTTGAGCGAGGTTCACCGCTATGGCTACAATCCGCTGACCTCGCGGATCGAAACCGTCCAGTGGGGATACACGGAAGCTCTCTTCCGCCAGCGCCGGAATCACGATGTCGCCGGCCGATTGCTCGCCATCCACAGCGACGCGATCTCGGGCAGCACCGCCACGCCGCTGACCCGCTACGGCTACGAATTGGACAATGTCGGCCGCCGGACCAAGGCCACGTTGATCGACGGCTCGAACTGGAACTACGGCTACAATGACCGCAGCGAGGTCACTTCCGCCGTCCGCAAGAATGCCACGGGCACGACCATCCCGGCGCTGGGAGCGACCTATCAGTACGATGGCATCGGCAACCGCACCTTGAGCACCTCCGATGTGCTGGGCACGCGGACCTACACACCGAACGGGCTCAACCAGTATGCCAGCATCACCACCACCACCACTCGCACGGTGACCGGACGCGCTCCGGCAGCGGATCCCGTGTCGGTGAATGGCACGGCGCTCACGGCCGGAAACCGCACTGGCGACATCTTCCACTTCACCTTGCCGTCCGCAGCGAATTCGAGTTCGCCGGTGTGGCAGCCTGCCACGATTGTTTCGCAGGGAACCACCATCGACCGCGCCTTCTACCATCCCAAGGCCGACACCACGCCGATGTACGACCTCGATGGGAACCTTGTCAACGACGGGCGCTGGGTGTACTCGTGGGACGCGGAAAACCGCCTGATCCAGATGGAGTCCACCACCCAGGCCGTGACTGCGGGTGCCCCGTACCGGAAGCTCGCCTTCCGCTACGATGCGGGTGGCCGGCGCTTGTCCAAGACGGTGTATCAAGGCACCGCCTCGGTGCCGGTCTTCGCGTCCAGCACCCGCTGGATCTACGATGGCTGGAACCCGGTTTCGGAGTTCAGCGCCACCGCGGAAACGGGTGGCACGGTCACCCGGACCAAGTCGTACACTTGGGGCCTGGACCTTTCTGGATCGATCCAAGGAGCCGGCGGCGTCGGCGGCCTGTTGGCGGTCACCCTTCACAACGGCTACTCGAATGTCAGCTACTGCCCGTCCTACGACGGCAACGGCAATATCGTGGCTTGGACTTTGGAGGGGCAAACCGCACCGGTGTCGCGGCGGGAGTATGATGCGTTCGGAAATACCATGGTGGAGCAGGGAACGGCACCATCGGACCATGGATTTTCGACGAAGATGCAGGATGCTGAAACGGGACTCTATTACTACGGCTACCGTTATTATGACGCCGTGACGGGAAAATGGGTGAATAGGGATCCAATTGAAGAAGAGGGTGGAGTTAATTTATTCTGCTTCATAAATAATAATGGTATTGATGCGGTGGATGGGCTGGGCTTGATTAAGCATGGATGTTGTCTTGAGAGTATAACGGTAACGATTAAAAAACCGCTTCAAGCCCGTGGAAAAGGATCGCAACCATTTAGCGTTGAAGTTCGCTATAAAAAGAAGGGTGAAATAGTTACCCGAGAGTCTACTGGGGAGGAGATCTGTTGTAATCCGGAGGCATGCCAATTTACCCAGTGGGTTAAAGGTTCGTTAGGGCAGGTCCAAACTGCGGCTAACGGCACAGAAACGGTTGGGGGTATTCATCCGCAATTTACTAACTCTCAAGGCACGAAAGTGTATCCAGATGTTTGGGTTGACGATGGCTATCATAATAACACCGTGTGGGATGACGATAAATCCATAGAAGTAATATCATATACCGATAGCCCCGGCATGGTGCCGACTGATGGTAAGATTTGGAATCTCGTCTTACATTTCAAATGGGAGGTTGTTGATATCCCTACTAACGAAATAATCGATGACCAGAAAGCTGGATCGATCAACTTCCGAGGATCCAAAGATTCAATTGTTACTGTCGTCGCTCAATAG
- a CDS encoding cytochrome c3 family protein, whose product MKNFTSALNFLAEHHRRTFVMANFFPRWTNLLPLKIAVCAGAVAGGVVLAVTYYATPKTLVEGYQPSQPIPFSHKIHVDQLGLDCRYCHSFVDVSGTSNVPGNNTCWNCHQHVAKDSPKLQPLRDRMDPTLKHADFGKPIEWVRIHKTPDYVYFNHSAHVNRGISCQSCHGRVDQMEVVYQENSLSMGWCLDCHRAPEKHLRPLEEVYNLKYSDADVSKYTKDAGVKTTEDLGLKLKEHWQIVPKESCATCHH is encoded by the coding sequence GTGAAAAATTTCACAAGCGCCCTAAATTTCCTCGCCGAGCACCACCGCCGCACCTTCGTCATGGCCAATTTCTTCCCGCGCTGGACCAACTTGCTGCCGCTGAAAATCGCCGTTTGTGCCGGTGCGGTCGCCGGTGGAGTGGTGCTTGCGGTTACTTACTACGCGACGCCGAAGACCCTCGTGGAGGGCTACCAGCCGTCGCAGCCGATTCCGTTCTCGCACAAGATCCACGTGGATCAACTCGGACTGGACTGCCGCTATTGCCACTCGTTCGTGGACGTTTCCGGGACTTCGAACGTCCCCGGTAATAATACCTGCTGGAATTGCCACCAGCACGTCGCCAAGGACAGCCCGAAGTTGCAGCCGCTGCGCGACCGGATGGATCCGACGCTGAAGCACGCCGATTTCGGCAAGCCGATCGAGTGGGTGCGCATCCACAAGACGCCCGACTACGTCTATTTCAACCACTCGGCGCACGTGAACCGCGGGATTTCCTGCCAGAGCTGCCACGGCCGGGTCGACCAGATGGAGGTGGTCTATCAGGAAAACAGCCTTTCGATGGGCTGGTGCCTCGATTGCCACCGCGCGCCGGAGAAGCACCTGCGCCCGCTCGAGGAGGTCTACAACCTGAAGTACAGCGACGCGGACGTGTCGAAATACACCAAGGACGCCGGGGTGAAGACCACGGAGGACCTCGGCCTCAAGCTCAAGGAGCACTGGCAAATCGTGCCGAAGGAAAGCTGCGCCACCTGCCACCACTGA
- the nrfD gene encoding NrfD/PsrC family molybdoenzyme membrane anchor subunit, with translation MASATEHAPSTTRQGPKLPVLEREKLILNGRSYHWITERICSVLENRQPMLWWLLFIPSALIAMVGVGLSLTYLVSTGVGVWGMSNRTFWGWDITNFVFWIGIGHAGTLISAVLFLTRQNWRTSINRAAEAMTIFAVMCAGIFPAFHVGRVWMAWFLAPIPNANAIWQNFKSPLLWDVFAVSTYFTISLIFWYLGMVPDLATIRDRCKPGLRKMLYGIFSLGWRGGNRQWSHYEMAYLLLAALSTPLVLSVHSVVSFDFATSVVPGWHTTIFPPYFVAGAIFGGFAMVLTIMVPARQLYGLHDLITMKHIDNMAKIILLTGTIVGYAYLMELFVAYYSGALYEMEAFRIRITGPYWWAYVAMMSCNVLSPQLFWWKACRENLWVVMAVAMCVNVGMWFERFVIIVGTLGRMFLPGDWKTYSPSWVEISLFIGTIGMFLALFLLFLRFLPCINIAEVKWTLLESDPHHDDKHDHPDHGAEAVAAYQHELHSKGAAEAKA, from the coding sequence ATGGCCTCCGCCACCGAACACGCGCCGAGCACGACACGCCAAGGACCGAAACTTCCGGTCCTGGAGCGTGAAAAGCTCATTCTGAACGGCCGCTCCTATCACTGGATCACCGAGCGCATCTGCAGCGTGCTGGAGAACCGCCAGCCCATGTTGTGGTGGCTGCTGTTCATCCCGTCCGCGCTGATTGCCATGGTCGGCGTCGGGCTCAGCCTGACCTACCTCGTGTCGACTGGTGTCGGCGTGTGGGGCATGTCCAACCGCACCTTCTGGGGCTGGGACATTACGAACTTCGTGTTCTGGATCGGTATCGGCCACGCCGGCACCCTGATCTCCGCCGTGCTCTTCCTGACGCGGCAAAACTGGCGAACGTCGATCAACCGCGCCGCCGAGGCGATGACGATTTTCGCGGTGATGTGCGCCGGCATTTTCCCGGCATTCCACGTCGGCCGCGTGTGGATGGCGTGGTTCCTCGCGCCGATCCCGAACGCCAATGCGATCTGGCAGAACTTCAAGTCGCCGCTGCTGTGGGACGTGTTCGCCGTTTCGACCTACTTCACGATCTCGCTGATCTTCTGGTATCTCGGCATGGTGCCGGACCTCGCGACCATCCGCGACCGGTGCAAGCCGGGCCTGCGCAAGATGCTCTACGGCATCTTCTCCCTAGGCTGGCGCGGCGGCAACCGCCAGTGGAGCCACTATGAAATGGCCTACCTCCTTCTGGCAGCCCTTTCTACGCCGCTGGTGCTCTCGGTGCACTCGGTCGTGTCCTTCGACTTCGCCACCTCCGTCGTCCCCGGCTGGCACACCACGATCTTCCCGCCATACTTCGTCGCAGGCGCCATCTTCGGTGGCTTCGCGATGGTGCTCACCATCATGGTCCCGGCCCGCCAGCTCTATGGGCTGCACGACCTGATCACGATGAAGCACATCGACAACATGGCGAAGATCATCCTGCTGACCGGCACGATCGTCGGCTACGCCTACCTGATGGAGCTGTTCGTGGCCTACTACTCGGGCGCGCTCTATGAAATGGAGGCCTTCCGCATCCGCATCACCGGCCCGTATTGGTGGGCCTACGTGGCGATGATGTCCTGCAACGTGCTCTCCCCGCAGCTCTTCTGGTGGAAGGCCTGCCGCGAGAACCTCTGGGTCGTGATGGCCGTGGCGATGTGCGTGAACGTCGGCATGTGGTTCGAGCGCTTCGTCATCATCGTCGGCACCCTGGGACGGATGTTCCTGCCGGGCGACTGGAAGACCTACTCGCCGAGCTGGGTGGAGATCTCGCTGTTCATCGGCACCATCGGCATGTTCCTGGCGCTGTTCCTCCTCTTCCTGCGCTTCCTGCCCTGCATCAACATCGCCGAGGTGAAGTGGACCCTGCTCGAGTCCGACCCGCACCACGACGACAAGCACGATCACCCCGACCACGGTGCCGAAGCCGTGGCGGCCTACCAGCACGAGCTTCACTCCAAAGGCGCGGCAGAAGCCAAAGCGTGA
- a CDS encoding TAT-variant-translocated molybdopterin oxidoreductase, which translates to MSKRIWQHPEVPAGETTVSWRSLGQLEDTPEFRSWMEREFPQGVAEMNSEEDAETSRRSFLKLMGASTALAGFGMAACRRPESYIVPYNKAPEWVIPGKATYYASSRPTASGAVPLVVTTFEGRPTKVAPNTLHPDTSGTDAFTQASVLDLYSPSRSRKVLKQSKPGTRAEFETVLAALAADKSAKVGFVFGDDVSPTRSRLVKELGTKFTAAKFYAYEALSGSKLFGDGVRAVADFAKADRVVAIDCDFGSLDFQGSTVPFFERRKPEGRDYSQKADAASMNRLYAVESAYSLTGGMADHRLRVAPSQLLGIAAYIASALGVSQAAGVPATTDEKTISWLKPLVADLQGSAGKSVVLAGSRLPDAIQTLVAAINEKLGNVGEGKPLRYLRTENEGFGDIAALKGDLDGGAIDTLILLTPANPILDAPTDLKIADSFAKAKTVIHLGERTDATALAATWHVPSSHYLESWSDARTVNGVYTVVQPMILPLYSDCASELEILSALLTDEGKLVTGEGAEGKPSPAYDAVKKTFEAIGGKSTDAWKKLLRDGFQPGTSFEAVSATVPSGAISAPAAATDGYEVIFATDASVYDGRWIDNGWLQEAPDPISKLCWDNAALIAPQTAKDMDLYEEIVELEKVSALGKRTNVGEDGEGEHRTGPMIKITVNGASLEIPVMISFGQAEKTIVLPLGYGQGFDDEDKFDRGPKNTGATGQVGLNSGFNAYPLRTAAASYFVTGAAVEKTGKRYPLAVIQEHHAMYGRALAREVSTQTDKEKGDFAKQLHEVKLQGNDSHAPPNISLYKQEDNKGVKHNWDELHQWGMSIDLSSCMGCNACLIACQAENNIPIVGKEQVARGREMHWIRMDRYYAIDGHNDFDPGNPSFVPQPVACVQCESAPCETVCPVNATVHSEDGLNVMAYNRCIGTRYCANNCPYKARRFNFFDYNKRNPLVPHNLYKGPFGEKQVGTAPHLQRNPNVSVRMRGVMEKCTYCVQRLKDAKIRQKRGQKQEALLAGKASPDSQVTTHTLRIPVDSVKVACQEACPAGGIEFGNMKDGDKAVMNRAKAVDRNYDLLNYIGTKPRTSYLARVKNPNPGMPDAAFVGKATIHMH; encoded by the coding sequence ATGAGCAAACGCATCTGGCAACATCCCGAAGTCCCCGCCGGTGAAACCACCGTTTCCTGGCGCAGCCTCGGTCAGCTCGAGGACACTCCGGAATTCCGTTCCTGGATGGAGCGCGAATTCCCGCAGGGAGTCGCGGAAATGAACAGTGAGGAGGACGCCGAGACGTCGCGCCGGTCCTTCCTCAAGCTGATGGGTGCTTCAACCGCGCTGGCCGGCTTCGGCATGGCCGCCTGCCGCCGCCCGGAAAGCTACATCGTTCCTTATAACAAGGCGCCCGAGTGGGTCATCCCCGGCAAGGCGACCTATTATGCTTCCAGCCGTCCCACCGCCTCCGGCGCGGTGCCGCTGGTGGTGACCACTTTCGAAGGCCGCCCGACCAAGGTCGCTCCGAACACGCTGCACCCGGACACCTCCGGAACCGATGCCTTCACGCAGGCCTCCGTGCTCGACCTGTATTCGCCCTCGCGCTCACGCAAGGTGCTGAAGCAGAGCAAGCCGGGAACCCGCGCCGAGTTCGAGACCGTGCTGGCCGCCCTCGCCGCTGACAAGTCGGCCAAGGTTGGTTTCGTTTTCGGTGACGATGTTTCCCCGACGCGCTCGCGCCTGGTGAAGGAACTCGGCACCAAGTTCACCGCCGCGAAATTCTACGCCTACGAAGCGCTGAGCGGCTCGAAGCTGTTCGGCGATGGTGTCCGCGCGGTGGCCGATTTCGCGAAGGCCGACCGGGTCGTCGCGATCGACTGCGACTTCGGCTCACTGGATTTCCAAGGCTCGACGGTCCCGTTCTTCGAACGCCGCAAGCCGGAAGGAAGAGACTACTCGCAGAAGGCCGATGCCGCCTCGATGAACCGCCTCTATGCGGTCGAGAGCGCCTACTCACTGACCGGCGGCATGGCCGATCACCGCTTGCGCGTGGCACCGAGCCAGTTGCTGGGCATCGCCGCCTACATCGCCAGCGCGCTCGGCGTTTCGCAGGCCGCGGGTGTGCCTGCGACGACGGATGAGAAGACGATTTCCTGGCTGAAGCCGCTGGTGGCCGATCTTCAAGGCTCCGCCGGCAAGTCCGTCGTGCTCGCCGGATCCCGTCTGCCGGATGCGATCCAGACGCTGGTCGCCGCAATCAACGAGAAGCTCGGCAACGTCGGCGAAGGCAAGCCGCTGCGCTACCTCCGCACGGAGAACGAAGGCTTCGGCGACATCGCCGCGCTCAAGGGTGACCTCGACGGCGGCGCGATCGACACGCTGATCCTGCTGACCCCGGCCAATCCGATCCTCGACGCTCCGACCGACCTGAAGATTGCCGACTCCTTCGCCAAGGCAAAGACGGTCATCCACCTTGGCGAACGCACCGACGCCACCGCGCTGGCCGCGACGTGGCACGTGCCATCGAGCCACTACCTCGAAAGCTGGTCGGACGCCCGCACGGTCAATGGTGTCTACACGGTCGTCCAGCCGATGATCCTGCCGCTCTATTCCGACTGCGCCAGCGAGCTGGAAATCCTTTCCGCCCTACTGACCGACGAGGGCAAGCTGGTCACCGGTGAAGGTGCCGAAGGCAAGCCCTCGCCGGCCTACGACGCGGTGAAGAAGACCTTCGAAGCGATCGGCGGCAAGAGCACCGATGCTTGGAAGAAGCTGCTGCGCGACGGCTTCCAACCCGGAACCTCGTTCGAGGCCGTTTCCGCGACCGTTCCTAGCGGTGCCATTTCCGCGCCGGCGGCGGCGACCGATGGTTATGAGGTCATCTTTGCGACCGACGCCTCGGTTTACGACGGCCGCTGGATCGACAATGGCTGGCTGCAGGAAGCGCCCGATCCGATTTCCAAGCTTTGCTGGGACAATGCCGCGCTGATCGCGCCGCAGACCGCGAAGGACATGGATCTCTACGAGGAGATCGTCGAGCTGGAGAAGGTCAGCGCGCTCGGCAAGCGCACCAACGTCGGCGAAGACGGCGAAGGTGAGCACCGCACCGGCCCGATGATCAAGATCACGGTCAACGGAGCCTCGCTCGAGATCCCGGTGATGATTTCCTTCGGCCAGGCCGAAAAGACCATCGTGCTGCCACTTGGCTACGGCCAGGGCTTCGATGATGAGGACAAGTTCGACCGCGGGCCGAAGAACACCGGTGCCACCGGCCAGGTCGGCCTGAACTCCGGCTTCAATGCCTACCCGCTGCGCACCGCCGCCGCATCCTACTTCGTCACCGGTGCCGCCGTTGAGAAGACCGGCAAGCGCTACCCGCTGGCCGTCATCCAAGAGCACCACGCGATGTATGGCCGTGCGCTCGCCCGCGAGGTTTCGACCCAGACGGACAAGGAGAAGGGCGACTTCGCGAAGCAGCTCCACGAGGTGAAGCTGCAGGGCAACGACAGCCACGCACCGCCGAACATTTCCCTCTACAAGCAGGAGGACAACAAGGGCGTCAAACACAACTGGGACGAGCTCCACCAGTGGGGCATGTCGATCGACCTGTCCTCCTGCATGGGCTGCAACGCCTGCCTCATCGCCTGCCAGGCGGAGAACAACATCCCGATCGTCGGCAAGGAGCAGGTCGCCCGCGGCCGTGAAATGCACTGGATCCGCATGGATCGCTACTACGCGATCGACGGGCACAACGACTTCGACCCCGGCAATCCGTCGTTCGTGCCGCAGCCGGTGGCCTGCGTGCAGTGCGAAAGCGCGCCGTGCGAGACCGTCTGCCCGGTCAACGCCACGGTCCACAGCGAGGACGGCCTCAACGTGATGGCCTACAACCGCTGCATCGGCACCCGCTACTGCGCGAACAACTGCCCGTATAAGGCACGCCGCTTCAACTTCTTCGACTACAACAAGCGCAACCCGCTCGTTCCGCACAACCTCTACAAGGGTCCCTTCGGCGAGAAGCAGGTCGGCACCGCGCCGCACCTCCAGCGCAACCCGAACGTGTCGGTCCGCATGCGCGGCGTCATGGAAAAGTGCACCTACTGCGTGCAGCGCCTCAAGGACGCGAAGATCCGCCAGAAGCGCGGCCAGAAGCAGGAAGCCCTGCTCGCCGGCAAGGCTTCGCCGGATTCGCAGGTCACCACGCACACGCTGCGCATCCCGGTGGACTCCGTGAAGGTCGCCTGCCAAGAGGCCTGCCCGGCCGGCGGCATCGAGTTCGGCAACATGAAGGACGGCGACAAGGCGGTCATGAACCGCGCCAAGGCGGTGGACCGGAATTACGACCTCCTCAACTACATCGGCACCAAGCCGCGCACCAGCTACCTGGCACGCGTCAAGAACCCGAATCCCGGAATGCCGGATGCCGCCTTTGTCGGCAAAGCCACCATTCACATGCACTGA
- a CDS encoding glycoside hydrolase family 35 protein, whose translation MKPFAFLTAAYTALLPISHAATFEVAGNQFHLDGQAFQIRAGEMHYPRIPRAEWANRVKMAKAMGLNTVSLYLFWNLHEERPGQFDFEGQKDFVAFIRECGSQGMKVIVRPGPYVCAEWELGGIPAWVMAEPGVKLRSTDRRYLEPAKAWMRNVAGMLEPLSVAKDGPVLMLQLENEFGSFASDPEYLRELEAALRGGGYTGLLFAGDGPGEETQRRGGLPGLLKAANFGKEAKPAFETLEKVQPGKPRFTAEFWIGWFDQWGRPHHRIDARQKSADLEWMMDEGVSFNLYMFHGGTTRGFWTGANWDGAYRPTTNSYDYSAPLDESGRPTPKYHIFREIISRRLGQETLPEVPALPSPGTIGPISLGEQLSFLKSLPAGETKEVPASMEQFGQGRGFVLYRAQIKGPVDAPLDLAQVQDRVIVLLDGKRIGLGGRSVGTTPVQITAGEGSHRLDLLVENMGRINFGPVMNSERKGLTGIVRLGDRELAAFEHISLPLDQPLAGDYEKAAGATEPGQLVLRRSKFKVATPQDTWLDLRGFGRGVVWLNGINLGRYWSIGPQQTIYVPSVWLRSGGEENELVVLELEKDDCPQEIPTLKEPVWSILPGK comes from the coding sequence GTGAAGCCGTTCGCTTTCCTCACCGCCGCTTACACGGCGCTCCTTCCCATCTCCCACGCCGCGACCTTCGAGGTGGCTGGGAACCAATTTCATCTCGACGGCCAAGCGTTCCAGATCCGGGCGGGGGAGATGCACTACCCGCGGATTCCGCGGGCGGAGTGGGCCAACCGGGTGAAGATGGCGAAGGCGATGGGGCTCAACACGGTGTCCCTCTATCTATTCTGGAACCTGCACGAGGAGCGGCCGGGGCAATTCGACTTCGAGGGGCAGAAGGATTTCGTCGCCTTCATCCGCGAGTGCGGGTCGCAGGGGATGAAGGTGATCGTGCGGCCGGGCCCTTATGTCTGCGCGGAGTGGGAGCTGGGTGGCATTCCGGCCTGGGTGATGGCCGAGCCGGGCGTGAAGCTGCGCTCGACCGACCGCCGCTACCTCGAGCCGGCGAAGGCGTGGATGCGGAACGTGGCGGGGATGCTGGAGCCGCTGTCGGTGGCGAAGGACGGCCCGGTGCTGATGCTGCAACTGGAGAACGAATTCGGCTCCTTTGCCAGCGATCCCGAGTACCTGCGCGAGCTGGAGGCCGCGTTGCGCGGCGGCGGCTACACCGGCCTGCTTTTCGCGGGCGATGGACCCGGCGAGGAGACGCAGCGCCGCGGTGGACTGCCGGGCCTGCTGAAGGCGGCGAATTTCGGCAAGGAGGCGAAGCCCGCGTTTGAGACCTTGGAGAAGGTCCAGCCGGGCAAGCCGCGCTTCACTGCGGAATTCTGGATCGGCTGGTTCGATCAATGGGGTCGTCCGCACCACCGGATCGATGCCCGTCAGAAGTCGGCGGATCTGGAGTGGATGATGGACGAGGGGGTTTCCTTCAACCTCTATATGTTCCACGGCGGGACCACCCGCGGCTTCTGGACCGGTGCGAATTGGGACGGCGCCTACCGGCCGACGACGAATTCCTACGACTACTCCGCGCCGCTGGATGAATCCGGCCGGCCGACGCCGAAGTATCACATTTTCCGCGAGATCATTTCCCGGCGGCTCGGCCAGGAAACGCTGCCGGAGGTCCCGGCGCTTCCCTCGCCCGGCACGATCGGGCCGATTTCACTCGGCGAACAGCTTTCCTTCCTGAAGTCGTTGCCGGCCGGGGAGACGAAGGAGGTTCCCGCTTCCATGGAGCAGTTCGGACAGGGCAGGGGATTTGTGCTCTATCGCGCCCAGATCAAGGGGCCGGTGGACGCCCCGCTGGACCTGGCGCAGGTGCAAGACCGGGTGATCGTGCTGCTGGATGGCAAGCGGATCGGCCTCGGCGGCCGCTCGGTCGGGACCACTCCGGTGCAGATCACGGCGGGCGAGGGATCGCACCGGCTGGACCTGCTGGTCGAGAACATGGGGCGGATCAATTTCGGCCCCGTGATGAACAGCGAGCGGAAGGGCCTGACCGGCATCGTGAGGCTCGGTGATCGCGAGCTGGCGGCCTTCGAGCATATCTCGCTGCCCTTGGACCAGCCTCTGGCCGGTGACTACGAGAAGGCCGCCGGAGCCACGGAGCCGGGCCAACTCGTGCTGCGCCGCTCCAAATTCAAGGTGGCGACACCGCAGGACACGTGGCTGGACCTGCGCGGCTTCGGCCGCGGGGTGGTGTGGCTGAATGGCATCAACCTGGGCCGCTACTGGAGCATCGGCCCCCAGCAGACGATCTACGTCCCCTCCGTGTGGCTGCGGAGCGGCGGCGAGGAGAACGAGCTGGTGGTGCTGGAACTGGAGAAGGACGACTGCCCGCAGGAGATCCCGACGCTCAAGGAGCCGGTGTGGTCGATCCTGCCGGGGAAGTGA